In a single window of the Chelonia mydas isolate rCheMyd1 chromosome 8, rCheMyd1.pri.v2, whole genome shotgun sequence genome:
- the MED7 gene encoding mediator of RNA polymerase II transcription subunit 7 isoform X3: MGEPQQVSALPPPPMQYIKEYTDENIRKGLAPKPPPPVKDSYMMFGNQFQCDDLIIRPLESQGIERLHPMQFDHKKELRKLNMSILINFLDLLDILIRSPGSIKREEKLEDLKLLFVHVHHLINEYRPHQARETLRVMMEVQKRQRLETAERFQKHLERVVEMIQNCLASLPDDLPHSEGGMRLKTEPMDTDDRNNCIGQNEQQRERAGCKKDQVLDKDAAMCSIIDEMT, from the coding sequence ATGGGTGAACCTCAGCAAGTGAGTGCTCTCCCTCCACCTCCAATGCAGTATATAAAGGAATATACAGATGAAAATATTCGGAAAGGTCTAGCCCCTAAGCCTCCACCACCTGTGAAAGACAGCTACATGATGTTTGGTAACCAATTCCAGTGTGATGATCTCATTATTCGACCTTTGGAAAGCCAAGGCATTGAACGATTGCATCCCATGCAGTTTGACCACAAGAAGGAACTAAGGAAACTCAATATGTCTATCCTGATAAACTTTTTGGACCTCTTGGATATCTTGATAAGGAGCCCAGGCAGCATAAAACGGGAGGAGAAACTGGAAGACTTAAAACTGCTTTTTGTCCATGTCCATCATCTTATAAATGAATATCGACCCCACCAAGCCAGGGAGACACTAAGGGTCATGATGGAGGTGCAGAAACGTCAGCGTTTGGAGACTGCTGAGAGGTTTCAGAAGCATTTAGAGCGAGTTGTAGAAATGATCCAGAACTGCCTGGCCTCCTTACCTGATGATTTGCCTCATTCAGAGGGAGGGATGAGGTTAAAAACTGAGCCCATGGATACTGATGACCGCAACAATTGTATTGGACAGAATGAACAGCAGAGAGAGCGCGCTGGCTGCAAGAAAGATCAGGTTTTAGACAAAGATGCTGCTATGTGTAGCATTATTGATGAAATGACATGA
- the HAVCR2 gene encoding hepatitis A virus cellular receptor 2 isoform X1 has translation MAPCFILKRILMVLFTGLTVSGSPVRGVVGQNVTLPCKYRVNRQSDITTMCWGQGSCPSFQCSQPILWTDGRRVTERQSSRYQLEGNLAQGDVSLTIVNVAEADGGVYCCRVEIPGWFNDQRKNLEVAIETVAATLTQVSSSVTPRWLSISSSEAPQAFAVSTSVHLLEPESRGTGMYIRIGVVLSLLVLLILSLLIFTWYLHNTQKLENLASVSWAESRFGLGCA, from the exons ATGGCTCCTTGCTTCAtcctgaagaggatcctaatggtcCTATTTACAG GTCTCACAGTATCAGGCTCTCCAGTGAGAGGAGTGGTGGGTCAGAACGTCACTTTGCCCTGTAAATACCGAGTTAATCGCCAAAGTGACATCACAACAatgtgctggggccagggcagctgTCCTTCTTTTCAGTGTTCTCAGCCAATTCTCTGGACAGATGGACGGAGGGTAACCGAGCGTCAGTCCAGCAGATACCAGTTAGAAGGGAATCTCGCTCAGGGGGATGTGTCCCTGACCATAGTGAATGTGGCAGAAGCAGACGGAGGGGTGTACTGCTGCCGTGTGGAGATCCCTGGTTGGTTCAATGATCAGCGGAAGAATCTGGAAGTTGCAATTGAGACAG TTGCTGCAACTCTCACCCAGGTATCCTCTTCTGTCACACCAAGATGGCTATCTATTTCTAGTTCAGAAGCCCCTCAGGCT TTTGCTGTGTCTACATCAGTCCATCTACTGGAGCCTGAATCCAGGGGGACAGGGATGTATATTAGAATTGGTGTCGTTCTGTCACTTCTAGTCCTCCTAATTTTGTCCCTGTTAATCTTCACAT GGTATTTGCACAATACACAGAAGCTGGAGAATTTGGCCAG
- the HAVCR2 gene encoding hepatitis A virus cellular receptor 2 isoform X3 — MAPCFILKRILMVLFTGLTVSGSPVRGVVGQNVTLPCKYRVNRQSDITTMCWGQGSCPSFQCSQPILWTDGRRVTERQSSRYQLEGNLAQGDVSLTIVNVAEADGGVYCCRVEIPGWFNDQRKNLEVAIETVAATLTQVSSSVTPRWLSISSSEAPQAFAVSTSVHLLEPESRGTGMYIRIGVVLSLLVLLILSLLIFTLCRGRRAGLDWGVHSLRW, encoded by the exons ATGGCTCCTTGCTTCAtcctgaagaggatcctaatggtcCTATTTACAG GTCTCACAGTATCAGGCTCTCCAGTGAGAGGAGTGGTGGGTCAGAACGTCACTTTGCCCTGTAAATACCGAGTTAATCGCCAAAGTGACATCACAACAatgtgctggggccagggcagctgTCCTTCTTTTCAGTGTTCTCAGCCAATTCTCTGGACAGATGGACGGAGGGTAACCGAGCGTCAGTCCAGCAGATACCAGTTAGAAGGGAATCTCGCTCAGGGGGATGTGTCCCTGACCATAGTGAATGTGGCAGAAGCAGACGGAGGGGTGTACTGCTGCCGTGTGGAGATCCCTGGTTGGTTCAATGATCAGCGGAAGAATCTGGAAGTTGCAATTGAGACAG TTGCTGCAACTCTCACCCAGGTATCCTCTTCTGTCACACCAAGATGGCTATCTATTTCTAGTTCAGAAGCCCCTCAGGCT TTTGCTGTGTCTACATCAGTCCATCTACTGGAGCCTGAATCCAGGGGGACAGGGATGTATATTAGAATTGGTGTCGTTCTGTCACTTCTAGTCCTCCTAATTTTGTCCCTGTTAATCTTCACAT
- the MED7 gene encoding mediator of RNA polymerase II transcription subunit 7 isoform X1 translates to MGERRARRSPEVGVGGRLRSPLLPGRSGESPPPGERQVLSCATMGEPQQVSALPPPPMQYIKEYTDENIRKGLAPKPPPPVKDSYMMFGNQFQCDDLIIRPLESQGIERLHPMQFDHKKELRKLNMSILINFLDLLDILIRSPGSIKREEKLEDLKLLFVHVHHLINEYRPHQARETLRVMMEVQKRQRLETAERFQKHLERVVEMIQNCLASLPDDLPHSEGGMRLKTEPMDTDDRNNCIGQNEQQRERAGCKKDQVLDKDAAMCSIIDEMT, encoded by the exons ATGGGAGAAAGGAGGGCGCGGCGGTCGCCGGAAGTGGGGGTCGGCGGGAGGCTGCGCTCGCCTCTGCTGCCGGGCCGGTCAGGGGAGTCGCCGCCGCCAGGTGAGCGC CAGGTACTTTCATGCGCCACAATGGGTGAACCTCAGCAAGTGAGTGCTCTCCCTCCACCTCCAATGCAGTATATAAAGGAATATACAGATGAAAATATTCGGAAAGGTCTAGCCCCTAAGCCTCCACCACCTGTGAAAGACAGCTACATGATGTTTGGTAACCAATTCCAGTGTGATGATCTCATTATTCGACCTTTGGAAAGCCAAGGCATTGAACGATTGCATCCCATGCAGTTTGACCACAAGAAGGAACTAAGGAAACTCAATATGTCTATCCTGATAAACTTTTTGGACCTCTTGGATATCTTGATAAGGAGCCCAGGCAGCATAAAACGGGAGGAGAAACTGGAAGACTTAAAACTGCTTTTTGTCCATGTCCATCATCTTATAAATGAATATCGACCCCACCAAGCCAGGGAGACACTAAGGGTCATGATGGAGGTGCAGAAACGTCAGCGTTTGGAGACTGCTGAGAGGTTTCAGAAGCATTTAGAGCGAGTTGTAGAAATGATCCAGAACTGCCTGGCCTCCTTACCTGATGATTTGCCTCATTCAGAGGGAGGGATGAGGTTAAAAACTGAGCCCATGGATACTGATGACCGCAACAATTGTATTGGACAGAATGAACAGCAGAGAGAGCGCGCTGGCTGCAAGAAAGATCAGGTTTTAGACAAAGATGCTGCTATGTGTAGCATTATTGATGAAATGACATGA
- the MED7 gene encoding mediator of RNA polymerase II transcription subunit 7 isoform X2, producing MQEVSGEVLSCATMGEPQQVSALPPPPMQYIKEYTDENIRKGLAPKPPPPVKDSYMMFGNQFQCDDLIIRPLESQGIERLHPMQFDHKKELRKLNMSILINFLDLLDILIRSPGSIKREEKLEDLKLLFVHVHHLINEYRPHQARETLRVMMEVQKRQRLETAERFQKHLERVVEMIQNCLASLPDDLPHSEGGMRLKTEPMDTDDRNNCIGQNEQQRERAGCKKDQVLDKDAAMCSIIDEMT from the exons ATGCAGGAAGTGAGCGGAGAG GTACTTTCATGCGCCACAATGGGTGAACCTCAGCAAGTGAGTGCTCTCCCTCCACCTCCAATGCAGTATATAAAGGAATATACAGATGAAAATATTCGGAAAGGTCTAGCCCCTAAGCCTCCACCACCTGTGAAAGACAGCTACATGATGTTTGGTAACCAATTCCAGTGTGATGATCTCATTATTCGACCTTTGGAAAGCCAAGGCATTGAACGATTGCATCCCATGCAGTTTGACCACAAGAAGGAACTAAGGAAACTCAATATGTCTATCCTGATAAACTTTTTGGACCTCTTGGATATCTTGATAAGGAGCCCAGGCAGCATAAAACGGGAGGAGAAACTGGAAGACTTAAAACTGCTTTTTGTCCATGTCCATCATCTTATAAATGAATATCGACCCCACCAAGCCAGGGAGACACTAAGGGTCATGATGGAGGTGCAGAAACGTCAGCGTTTGGAGACTGCTGAGAGGTTTCAGAAGCATTTAGAGCGAGTTGTAGAAATGATCCAGAACTGCCTGGCCTCCTTACCTGATGATTTGCCTCATTCAGAGGGAGGGATGAGGTTAAAAACTGAGCCCATGGATACTGATGACCGCAACAATTGTATTGGACAGAATGAACAGCAGAGAGAGCGCGCTGGCTGCAAGAAAGATCAGGTTTTAGACAAAGATGCTGCTATGTGTAGCATTATTGATGAAATGACATGA